CGAGCACGCCGAGCATCAGCACCGGGATGTATTGTGTCAGTTGCGACGAATCCGAATCCATGCGCTGAAATTTATGGGGCGGGCCCTTTTTATCAAGGAGGATGTTTTCCGCCCCGTCTTGGGACCTCTTGGCGAACCGAACGAACGGCGCGCGCTTCCAAACAAACCATGTTGTCTCATTAGCAAGATTCGTGGAGGCGCTCAGCACGGGCTCTCTTAGTTTCGTTTCAGATTCGTCAGAGACCAACGGGCAGAACTGACACAGATTTTAACGGCACATGACGTTGAACCTTCATCCATGATCAATCGACCCAAACTCACTTTGGACGGCAACGAAGCCGTCGCGCACGTCGCCTACCGGCTCAACGAAGTCATGGCGATCTACCCAATCACCCCGTCTTCACCCATGGCGGAATGGTGTGATCAATGGTCGTCCGAGGGCCGTAAGAACCTTTGGAACACCACGCCGGCCATCGTGGAGATGCAGAGCGAAGGAGGCGCAGTCGCCAACGTTCACGGCGCGCTGCAGACGGGTTCGGTTGCCACGACCTTCACAGCCTCGCAAGGGTTGCTCCTGATGATTCCCAATATGTACAAGATCGCCGGCGAATTGCTGCCGACGGTTTTCCACGTGACCGCGCGTGCTGTCGCGACCCACGCGCTGTCGATCTTTGGCGATCACAGCGACGTCATGTCGGTTCGTTCCGCGGGCTGGGCGATGCTCGCGTCGGCCAGTGTCCAGGAGGCAACTGACTTTGCATTGATTGCGCAGGCCGCAACGCTTCGTTCGCGCATTCCGTTCGTGCACTTCTTCGATGGCTTCCGAACGTCGCACGAAGTCCAGAAAATTGAAATGCTTGCTGAGGAAGACCTGCGCGCGCTGATCGATGACGAACTGATTGCCGCCCATCGGTCCCGTGCCATGACTCCGGACAGTCCCGTGCTTCGCGGAACAGCACAGAATCCCGACGCGTTTTTCCAGGGTCGTGAAGCCTGCAATCCGTATTATGACAAATGCTCCAACATCGTTGCAGAAGCGATGGACGCATTTGGCAAACAGGTGGGACGCCATTACCAGCCGTTCGAGTACGCCGGCTCGCCGCTGGCCGAACGCGTGGTTGTGCTGATGGGATCGGGTTGCGAAGCAGCGCATGAAACCGTCGATCACCTGCTGGCGCAGGACGAGAAGGTCGGAATCGTGAAGGTTCGTCTTTATCGCCCGTTCGATAGCAAACGCTTCATCGAATCCCTGCCCGCAACGGCGCGCACGATTGCAGTTCTCGATCGTACCAAGGAACCGGGCGCAGCAGGCGAGCCCTTGTTCCAGGATTGCATCGCCGCCATTTACGAAGGGCTCACCAACGGCTGGGGGCGCATTCAATCGCTGCCGCGAATTTTCGGCGGACGTTATGGATTGTCGTCCAAGGAATTTACGCCCGCGATGGTGAAGGCTGTCTTCGACAACCTGAAGCTCGAAAAGCCCAAGAACCACTTCACGGTTGGAATCAACGACGACGTATCACACACGAGCCTTCCCGTTGACCCCGACTTCTCGACTGAACCGGCTTCCGTCATTCGCTCCTTGTTTTACGGCCTGGGCGCGGACGGAACAGTTGGCGCGAACAAGAACTCGATCAAAATTATTGGCGAGGGAACGGATAATTACGCGCAGGGATACTTCGTTTACGATTCCAAGAAGTCCGGCAGCATGACCGTGTCGCATCTGCGCTTTGGTCCCGAGCCGATTCGTTCCACGTACCTGGTGACGCGCGCAAACTTCGTCGCGTGCCATCAGCCGATGTTCCTTGAACGTTTCGACATGGTGAAGCCGCTTGTGAACGGCGGAACCTTCCTGCTCAACACGCCCTACACCATGGATCAAATCTGGTCGCACCTTCCGACGCCTGTGCAGGAAGCGCTGCTTGCGAAAGACATCAAGCTGTTTGTGATCGATGCGACGAAGGTTGCCCGCGACAGCGGCATGGGCGGACGCATCAACACCATCATGCAGGTCTGCTTCTTCGCCTTGTCGGGCGTGCTGCCACGCGAGGCAGCGATTGAGGCGATCAAGTATTCCATCAGGAAGACCTACGGGAAGAAGGGCGAGGAAATTGTCGCCATGAACCTGAAGGCGGTGGACAACACGCTTGCCCATCTGCATGAGGTTTCGTTGACGAGCCCGAAGAATGGCACTGGCCCGCTGCTTCCGCCCGTCACCGACAACGCACCGCGTTTTGTCAAAAATGTTCTCGGCAGACTTACTGCGGGCGAAGGGGATGAACTGCCAGTCAGCGCCTTTCCTGTTGACGGAACCTTTCCGACTGCGACTGCGCAGTATGAAAAGCGCAACCTCGCAACTGATATCCCGGTGTGGGACGAGAAAACCTGTATTCAGTGCCTCAAGTGCGTCGCGATCTGCCCGCACGCCACGATTCGCGCAAAGGTTTATGACGAGTCGGACCTTGCAGGCGCCCCTGCGACGTTCAAGAGCTGCGACTCACGCCTGCCGGATTTCAAGGGGATGAAGTTTTCGCTGCAGGTGGCAGCCGAGGATTGCACGGGATGCGGCATTTGCGTCGACGTCTGTCCTGCGAAGAACAAAACGGAGGCCAAGCTCAAGGCGATCAACATGCGCCCGCAGCCGCCATTGCGACTGCAGGAGCGCGACAATTGGGACTTCTTCCTGACCCTGCCCGAGCTGGATCGCCGAAAAATAAAGCCTGGTGTGTTGCGCCAGCAGCAGTTGCTGCAGCCGCTGTTTGAATTCAGCGGCGCCTGCGCGGGTTGCGGCGAGACGCCCTACATCAAGATGCTCACGCAATTGTTCGGCGATCGAATTGTCATCGCCAACGCAACAGGCTGTTCCTCGATCTACGGCGGCAATCTGCCGACCACCCCCTATGCCAAAAACAGCTGCGGTCGCGGGCCCACATGGGCGAACTCGCTGTTTGAGGACAACGCAGAGTTCGGCCTCGGCTTCCGGGTGTCGATTGACAAGCAACAGGAATTTGCCTCTGAACTGGTGCAGAAGCTCGCCCCAAAAATCGGCGACGACCTTGTCACTGCCATTCTCACGGCGGATCAAAGTGACGAAGCCGGCATTCACGATCAACGCGCGCGCGTCACCGCGCTCAAGGAAAAGCTCAAGACACTGGACGCACCTGAGACCAAGCTGCTCGTCCCGCTCGTTGACACTCTCGTCAAGAAGAGCGTTTGGATTCTCGGCGGCGACGGCTGGGCGTATGACATCGGTTACGGTGGCTTGGATCACGTCCTCGCCAGCGGCCGTAACGTGAACGTGCTCGTCATGGACACCGAAGTTTACTCAAACACGGGAGGCCAGATGTCGAAGTCGACGCCGCGCGGTGCGGTGGCGAAGTTCGCAGCGGGCGGAAAGCCGGCTGGCAAGAAGGACCTCGGCCTGATCGCAATGACCTACGGGCACATTTACGTCGCGAGTGTGGCGATGGGCGCAAAGGATGAGCACACACTGAAGGCTTTCATCGAGGCGGAGACGTATCCTGGGCCGTCCCTGATCATTGCCTACAGCCATTGCATCGCCCATGGCATCGCGCTCGACCAGGGCGTTGGCGCGCGCCAGCAGAAACTGGCTGTCGATTCCGGACAGTGGCTCTTGTATCGATACGATCCACGCCGGGCGCAGGCGGGTGAGAATCCGCTGCAGCTCGACTCAGGCGCGGCCCGCGCGAAAGTCCAGGATTACATGCTCTCGGAAAACCGCTTCAAGATGCTGACCAAGAGCAAACCCGAAGACGCGAAGCGATACTTCGCACAGGCGCAGGTCGATGCCGATAATCGCTGGAAGTTCTACCAGTTCATGGCGCAACGTGACATGAAGGCGGGCTCCAATGGACATGCGGCGGCCGCTGCGAAGCCGGAATTAACCGTGCAACCCCGATCCCAGATCACCTCTGTATGACAATGGACCTTGCGACTAATTATCTCGGCCTGAAGTTACGGACACCGCTGGTCGTCGCGGCGTGTCCCCTGTCCGAGGAGATCGATAACATCAAAGAAATGGAGGATGCGGGCGCTGCCGCGGTTGTTCTCTATTCGCTGTTCGAGGAACAGCTGCGCCAGGATCAACTTGAGTTGAACCAGCGGATGGAGCAGGGGACCTTCAGTTCCCCGGAATCGCTCACGTATTTTCCTGAACCCGAAGAATATCACCTCGGCCCGGAGGAATACCTCAACCACATTGCAAAGGCCAAGGCGGCAGTCCATCTGCCGGTGATCGCGAGTCTCAATGGCTCGTCCACCGGCGGTTGGACAAACTACGCAAAGAAAATCGAGCAAGCCGGTGCCGACGCGCTGGAGTTGAACATTTATTATATTCCAACGGATCCGAACCTCACAGGCAACGAGGTTGAGCAAACCTATCTCGACATCCTGAAATCCGTGAAATCGGCGGTGACGATTCCTGTTGCGGTAAAGCTTAGTCCGTTCTTCAGCAACTTCGCGAACATGGCGAAGAAGCTGGACGATGCGGGGGCAGATGGATTGGTGTTGTTCAATCGCTTTTACCAGCCCGACATCGAGCTCGAAACCCTGGAAGTGAAGCCGAATATCCTGCTGAGCACGCCGATGGCCATGCGCGTCCCGTTGCGATGGGTGGCGTTGCTGTATGATCGCATCCGGGCGGACCTCGCGGCGACGAGCGGTGTTCATCGCGCCTCCGATGCCTTGAAGATGTTGATGGCGGGCGCCGACGTCACGATGCTGTGTTCTGTCCTGATACGGCACGGAATCCAACAGATCCGTCACATTGAACGCGAACTCGCGCAATGGATGGAGGAACACGAATATGTTTCCGTTCAACAATTGCGCGGGAGCCTCAGCCAAAAAAACTCCGCCAATCCAACAGCCTTCGAGCGCGCGCAATACATGAAAGCGCTGGCGACATTTCCAATGCGCTGAAACCTGTGTCTACCGGGTCGGCGTGCGGCGACGGAGACGTGTCTCCAGCATGGGATTTGCGGCAACCCCGGAACGAGCGGGTGCTGCAGGCGTGACGACAATCGTACTGGAACGGGATCGGCGGGGACCGAAGCGCCAACTTGCAGTCGGCATAGCACTTTCAATCGGAATGGACGCCCGACCTCATCCAGCGGTGGCGTTCTTTTGGGTATCGACATAATTCTTCATGCAGGGGCTATCGTTTTTTTATTCGTCATAAGCCCACTGCACTCGGCGCTTCGAGGCCCCGCTTCCTCGTTTCTGAGGGAAACCTTCGTTCCCGGAACAAGTCCCCTTCCAAAGATTTCTGCTGTACAACTTCGGCTTGACATAGTTGTTAACTGTCATAGTGTCCTAGGACAGAAGGTGCCATGGTGTTTCAAATCGATTTCAAGTCAGGCAAGCCGGTTTACCTACAGCTGGTGGACCAGGTGCGTTATGCGGCGGCATCGGGCGGCTTGCGTCCCGGAGAAGCGTTACCATCCATTCGCCCGCTGGCAGAGGAGCTCAAGGTGAATCGAAACACGATTGCCAAGGCGTATTCCGAACTTGAGAGCCAGGGAGTCATTGAAACCATTCCAGGCAAGGGCTGTTTTCTTTGCGAGACCCATTCGCCCTTCACAAAAGCGGTCCGGCAAAAGCTCTTGATCAGGGAGATTGACGAAGCCGTCATCACCGCGCATCACCTGCAGGTCGACCGCGAAACATTCCTCAAGCTCGTTGGGGAGCGCCTGAATGAAATCGAACGGAAGGCCGCTGACGCGCAGGAATCCTCTTCAAAAACGCCAAGGAAAAACCAATGAACCATGTCATCGAAATCGACGGACTCACGCGACGCTACGGGAAACTCGATGCGGTCCAGGGGCTCAGCCTCAAGGTGCCAACGGGATCGTGTTACGGGTTTTTCGGGCGGAACGGCGCCGGAAAAACCACGACGATTAAGTGCCTGTTGAACCTCTTGCGGCCGCAAGCGGGATCGATCCGCGTGTTTGGCGTCGATCCGCAAAAGGACGAAGTCGCAGTGAAATCGCGGCTGGCGTATGTGCCCGACGCGGTAGCGTTCTATCCGTGGATGACCGTTCGTGACACTCTCGAATACTTCGCATCTTTTCGTAAGCACTGGAATCGGGATATCGAAGCTGACCTGCTCAAGCGATTTGGTCTCGAGTTGAAACAGAAAGCCACAGCGCTGTCCAAGGGGCAGAAGACGCAGCTCGCGCTCATCACTGCAGTTTGTCCCGAACCCGAATTGCTCGTGCTGGATGAGCCGACTTCCGGTCTCGATCCAATCGTGCGGCGCGAATTCATCGAGACCGTGATTGGCGCATATCAATCGAGTGATCCCCTGAATCGCACAGTTTTTGTATCGACGCATTTGATCTCGGAGTTCGAGGGGTTGATTGATCGTTTTACCATCATCGAGAACGGTCGGGAACTGATGACGATGGATGCGGATGCGGCGCGGGAACGATTTAAGAAGATCCGGGTTCGATTCAGGGAGGCGGGCGCAAGTGTGGATCTGCTTGACGCCTTGCATGTGAAACAATCCGGGCGAGACGCCGAAATATTGGTGAACGGCAAAAGCGATCATTTGATTGCGCAACTGCGCCAGCGCGGTCTTGAAGACTTGCGCGTGGAATCGTTGTCGCTCGAAGAAATCTTTGTAGCTTCTCGGGCGCTCACTGCGGAAAATCGTGACGCCGGTGTTGCGACCGTGGGAGGCGGCCAATGAACGCGCTGGTTCGGAAGGAGATTCGAAGCCTTCTGCCACTGTTTGGCGGCGCCCTCGCGTTGACGCTGTCGATGTGGATGCTTCCGGACCTTCAGAACGAAGGGGCCAACTGGCTTCTAACGCTTCTGCTTCCCGGTGCGCCCGCGATGGCCTTGCTCATGTGCATTGAGAGCTTTGGGCGTGAGCTGAATTCAGGAACGTTTTCCATGCTCCTGAGCCAACCGGTCGCCAGGCTGTCGGTATGGCGGATCAAAGCCAGCATTCTGTTCGGAGCGCTCGCCGTGCTTGTCGTGGCGTGGCTGTTCACATGCATGTTCGCTCCGGCGGCCGGTGTGCCAGGGTCGCACCGGGCAGAATTCGCTGTGTTGCCTGGCGTCTTTGCGCTTGCGCTGTACTCAAGCGCGTTGTGGACGGTCCTCCTGCTGCGCCAGCCAGGAGTGGCGTTTTGGATTTCGATTTTGATTCCATTAGCGCTGAGCGTTGCCACGGGATTTGGCGCCGAAAAGATGAATGAGAAGCCCCTGATTTACATTTGCGGAACGTTGATCCTCTACAGCATCGCGGGATACTTTTTTGCGCAAAGACTCTTCCTCCGTGCGCAGGATATTCAGTGGGGAGGCGGTGTGATTCAGTTGCCAACGTTCACGTTCGCCGGTCAAACGGCGCGTTCGCAGCAATCCAGTTTTAGACCGGTTACAGCATTGTTCCGCCGCGAGTTTCGATTGCACGAGGCACAATGGATCATTGCAGGAAGCTTGCTGCTGTTGCATCTCGGAGCCCTGGCATCCAGCCGCGTGGACGGCTTGAGCGATTCCGCAAGGTTCGTCTCGGAAACAATTTGGGTGCTGTGGCTCTTCATTCCAACGCTCGTCGGCTGCGCGGCGATTGCCGAGGAACGCAAGCTGGGAACACTGGAATCAGCATTGTGCCTGCCTGTCAGGCGGCGAACCCAATTTCTTGTGAAGTTAAGCGTCGTGTTGTTTCTGACGCTGGTGTTTGGTGTGCTGGTGCCGGTGCTGCTTGAGGGCAGGCGCATTTTGCCCGACCCCGATTCCAAAATGTTCCTCAACCTGTTTCTTCCGGGGCTCGCGCGTTTGGATGAAGTGGCTTCGTTTCTAGCCTTCGCCGCTCCCATTCTCTTGATCGGTTTTACGGGGTTCTATTTTTCGAGCCTCACGCGCAGCACCTTGCACGGGCTGGGACCCGCGGTTCTGGCGTTAGCCGTGGCTGTCGCGGTGAATCAGGCAGCATTCTGGCCGGAGGCGTACGTTGGTTATCCGCTATGGCGCGGGCCGATCGCGCAAATGATCGGAGTTCCGATTCTTCTCGCTGTCATTCTCGCGCTGGCGTTCTGGAACTTGTCGCGAACGGTGATTGGCTGGCCCTTGTGGCGGCGAAACATCGCAGTTCTCGCGGCGTCTGGAGCGTTTGCAATTGTGCTCAGCTCGGCAACATACCATCGAGCTTGGGAATTCCTGACCTCGGATCAGGCTCACGGCCCTGCGCGGCTTGAGAACGCAGAGTTGCTGCCGCTGGGACGTGGAAACTATGCGGCCATCCTGCCCGACAGCCGTATCTGGGTCGGTCACTGGCCGGGCTTTGGTTCAACGAATCGGCTCGAATCATCAGCGATGATTGGCGGTTTTCTCTCGGGCTCGAATTGGATGGCGATCGTCCGCATCGGCGGAGAATTCATTACACTGAAGACGGACGGAACCTTGTGGGTTTCCCGCGAACCAGAAGTTTCCGGGCGCGGAGTGCTGAGAGACATTTCAGTTGCTTGGGTTATGGTTCCGTTGAGCGAAGACTCGGATTGGAAACAGGTTGCCAGGATTGGGAGCGCCGGTCTTCTACTTAAGAAAAACGGTTCGCTGTGGATGGTCGGCCCTGAAGTTGGATGGCAGTCTGGCACAAATGATCATTGGCCTGGCCTTCGGGCGTTTCCTC
This window of the Verrucomicrobiia bacterium genome carries:
- the nifJ gene encoding pyruvate:ferredoxin (flavodoxin) oxidoreductase, whose translation is MINRPKLTLDGNEAVAHVAYRLNEVMAIYPITPSSPMAEWCDQWSSEGRKNLWNTTPAIVEMQSEGGAVANVHGALQTGSVATTFTASQGLLLMIPNMYKIAGELLPTVFHVTARAVATHALSIFGDHSDVMSVRSAGWAMLASASVQEATDFALIAQAATLRSRIPFVHFFDGFRTSHEVQKIEMLAEEDLRALIDDELIAAHRSRAMTPDSPVLRGTAQNPDAFFQGREACNPYYDKCSNIVAEAMDAFGKQVGRHYQPFEYAGSPLAERVVVLMGSGCEAAHETVDHLLAQDEKVGIVKVRLYRPFDSKRFIESLPATARTIAVLDRTKEPGAAGEPLFQDCIAAIYEGLTNGWGRIQSLPRIFGGRYGLSSKEFTPAMVKAVFDNLKLEKPKNHFTVGINDDVSHTSLPVDPDFSTEPASVIRSLFYGLGADGTVGANKNSIKIIGEGTDNYAQGYFVYDSKKSGSMTVSHLRFGPEPIRSTYLVTRANFVACHQPMFLERFDMVKPLVNGGTFLLNTPYTMDQIWSHLPTPVQEALLAKDIKLFVIDATKVARDSGMGGRINTIMQVCFFALSGVLPREAAIEAIKYSIRKTYGKKGEEIVAMNLKAVDNTLAHLHEVSLTSPKNGTGPLLPPVTDNAPRFVKNVLGRLTAGEGDELPVSAFPVDGTFPTATAQYEKRNLATDIPVWDEKTCIQCLKCVAICPHATIRAKVYDESDLAGAPATFKSCDSRLPDFKGMKFSLQVAAEDCTGCGICVDVCPAKNKTEAKLKAINMRPQPPLRLQERDNWDFFLTLPELDRRKIKPGVLRQQQLLQPLFEFSGACAGCGETPYIKMLTQLFGDRIVIANATGCSSIYGGNLPTTPYAKNSCGRGPTWANSLFEDNAEFGLGFRVSIDKQQEFASELVQKLAPKIGDDLVTAILTADQSDEAGIHDQRARVTALKEKLKTLDAPETKLLVPLVDTLVKKSVWILGGDGWAYDIGYGGLDHVLASGRNVNVLVMDTEVYSNTGGQMSKSTPRGAVAKFAAGGKPAGKKDLGLIAMTYGHIYVASVAMGAKDEHTLKAFIEAETYPGPSLIIAYSHCIAHGIALDQGVGARQQKLAVDSGQWLLYRYDPRRAQAGENPLQLDSGAARAKVQDYMLSENRFKMLTKSKPEDAKRYFAQAQVDADNRWKFYQFMAQRDMKAGSNGHAAAAAKPELTVQPRSQITSV
- a CDS encoding dihydroorotate dehydrogenase-like protein; the encoded protein is MDLATNYLGLKLRTPLVVAACPLSEEIDNIKEMEDAGAAAVVLYSLFEEQLRQDQLELNQRMEQGTFSSPESLTYFPEPEEYHLGPEEYLNHIAKAKAAVHLPVIASLNGSSTGGWTNYAKKIEQAGADALELNIYYIPTDPNLTGNEVEQTYLDILKSVKSAVTIPVAVKLSPFFSNFANMAKKLDDAGADGLVLFNRFYQPDIELETLEVKPNILLSTPMAMRVPLRWVALLYDRIRADLAATSGVHRASDALKMLMAGADVTMLCSVLIRHGIQQIRHIERELAQWMEEHEYVSVQQLRGSLSQKNSANPTAFERAQYMKALATFPMR
- a CDS encoding GntR family transcriptional regulator, whose amino-acid sequence is MVFQIDFKSGKPVYLQLVDQVRYAAASGGLRPGEALPSIRPLAEELKVNRNTIAKAYSELESQGVIETIPGKGCFLCETHSPFTKAVRQKLLIREIDEAVITAHHLQVDRETFLKLVGERLNEIERKAADAQESSSKTPRKNQ
- a CDS encoding ABC transporter ATP-binding protein, which produces MNHVIEIDGLTRRYGKLDAVQGLSLKVPTGSCYGFFGRNGAGKTTTIKCLLNLLRPQAGSIRVFGVDPQKDEVAVKSRLAYVPDAVAFYPWMTVRDTLEYFASFRKHWNRDIEADLLKRFGLELKQKATALSKGQKTQLALITAVCPEPELLVLDEPTSGLDPIVRREFIETVIGAYQSSDPLNRTVFVSTHLISEFEGLIDRFTIIENGRELMTMDADAARERFKKIRVRFREAGASVDLLDALHVKQSGRDAEILVNGKSDHLIAQLRQRGLEDLRVESLSLEEIFVASRALTAENRDAGVATVGGGQ